In the Alteromonas sp. M12 genome, one interval contains:
- a CDS encoding SURF1 family protein: MANRPDIPKHPYFATFFILLAVIILCSLGVWQLQRAHYKEARIQQIEQRKTSNPLNIEDLLARQDKRDLPLQFKGKMLVNKVFLLDNRIENGQVGYHVLIPVRTEFGDVIVNLGWVKAGQYRDQLPRFDLPAYEQVFYGTSSVPSVNPMVTETAQMDDKWPVLLQSIDLDLIAKFTGTQILPVVLQLDPEFPIGFTRNWVAVVMAPEKHYAYAMQWFGLAIACAVIYIVALRKRKVTKDV; encoded by the coding sequence ATGGCCAATAGACCGGATATTCCCAAGCATCCTTACTTTGCCACATTTTTCATTCTGTTGGCAGTTATAATCTTATGCTCTCTGGGAGTATGGCAACTGCAACGAGCTCACTATAAAGAGGCGCGTATACAACAAATTGAGCAACGTAAAACCTCTAATCCATTAAATATTGAAGATCTTTTAGCGCGTCAAGATAAGCGAGATTTACCCCTTCAATTTAAAGGTAAAATGTTAGTCAACAAGGTTTTTTTGCTTGATAATCGAATCGAGAATGGACAGGTTGGCTACCACGTTTTAATTCCCGTCAGAACCGAGTTTGGCGATGTGATAGTTAATTTGGGCTGGGTGAAAGCTGGTCAATATCGCGATCAATTGCCACGCTTTGATTTACCTGCCTATGAACAAGTATTTTATGGTACTAGCTCTGTGCCTTCAGTGAACCCAATGGTCACAGAAACTGCACAAATGGATGATAAATGGCCGGTGTTGTTGCAAAGTATTGATTTAGACTTGATCGCAAAATTTACCGGAACACAGATTTTACCCGTGGTTTTGCAGTTAGATCCTGAGTTCCCCATTGGATTTACCCGAAATTGGGTTGCTGTGGTAATGGCGCCCGAAAAACATTATGCCTATGCAATGCAGTGGTTTGGTTTAGCTATAGCTTGCGCAGTTATTTATATTGTTGCATTACGAAAAAGGAAGGTCACAAAAGATGTCTGA
- a CDS encoding cytochrome c oxidase subunit 3, with product MAQQQQQQVYEKYYVPDQSPWPIVGAVALFLIAFGAGNFVVEQTKGESGYGGWILAAGIVTLLVMLVGWFRNQIHESMSGMYSAQLGRSYRQGMAWFIFSEVMFFAAFFGALFYARVIAMPWLDGAGNNAMTAEVLWPNFEAVWPLTKTPGGVETTAMGWMGLPLYNTIILLISSVTCHFAHVALEKEQRGKLIAFLGGTILLGCFFLTLQVEEYVHAYREMNLTLQSGVYGNTFFLLTGFHGMHVTLGTIILIVLFLRVLKGHFTPENHFAFQAGSWYWHFVDVVWVMLFFFVYIL from the coding sequence ATGGCACAACAACAGCAACAACAAGTGTACGAAAAATATTATGTTCCAGACCAAAGCCCTTGGCCGATTGTCGGCGCGGTAGCATTATTTCTGATTGCCTTTGGCGCAGGAAATTTTGTGGTTGAACAAACCAAAGGTGAAAGTGGTTATGGTGGCTGGATTCTGGCTGCCGGAATTGTAACTTTGCTGGTCATGTTAGTGGGATGGTTCAGAAACCAGATTCACGAATCTATGTCAGGAATGTACAGTGCTCAGTTGGGACGCTCTTATCGACAAGGTATGGCGTGGTTTATTTTTTCTGAAGTCATGTTCTTTGCGGCTTTTTTTGGCGCACTATTTTATGCTCGCGTAATCGCTATGCCTTGGCTTGATGGGGCTGGCAACAATGCCATGACTGCCGAGGTTCTTTGGCCTAATTTTGAAGCAGTTTGGCCGTTGACTAAAACCCCTGGTGGCGTTGAGACAACCGCGATGGGCTGGATGGGCTTACCTCTGTACAACACTATTATTTTGTTGATTTCCTCAGTCACCTGTCACTTTGCTCATGTGGCGCTAGAGAAGGAACAGCGCGGCAAGCTAATTGCGTTTTTAGGAGGGACTATCTTACTGGGTTGTTTCTTCTTAACCCTGCAGGTTGAAGAATATGTGCACGCATATCGTGAAATGAACCTGACACTGCAATCAGGCGTTTACGGCAATACATTCTTCTTATTAACTGGCTTCCATGGAATGCACGTTACTTTGGGTACGATCATTTTAATTGTCTTGTTTTTAAGGGTATTAAAAGGTCACTTTACGCCAGAGAATCATTTTGCATTCCAAGCCGGCAGTTGGTATTGGCACTTCGTTGATGTAGTCTGGGTTATGTTATTTTTCTTTGTATACATTCTGTAG
- the coxB gene encoding cytochrome c oxidase subunit II: MWSGILVILTSLIAFTVSADSTSTADQYQLNLRKGATEISGQVYDLHMLMFFICVVIAVLVFGVMFWSMIFHRKSRGAKPANFHESVKVEIAWTIIPFIILVVMAFPAAKTLIAMEDPENSEVTVLVTGSQWKWHYKYMENDVEYYSVMATQQEQINNKFEKGHNYLLEVDRPLVIPTGKKVRFLVTSDDVIHSWWVPDFAVKKDANPGFINEAWANVIEPGVYRGQCAELCGKDHGFMPIVVVAKEPAEYEEWINTQEEIQRKAKEEEQRLLAMNMSMEELMSTGEQVYMRACAACHQPNGQGLPGVFPALAGSQMVLADMPAHIEIVVNGKTGTAMQAFAKQLTMSELAAVITYERNAWGNNTGDMVQAKDVNAVITGQ, encoded by the coding sequence ATATGGTCCGGCATATTGGTAATACTGACCAGTCTAATTGCATTTACAGTATCTGCAGATTCGACTTCGACTGCTGATCAGTATCAATTGAATTTGCGCAAAGGTGCGACTGAAATCAGTGGACAAGTTTATGATCTGCACATGCTCATGTTTTTCATATGTGTAGTCATTGCAGTATTAGTGTTTGGTGTCATGTTTTGGAGCATGATTTTCCACCGTAAATCTCGCGGTGCTAAACCTGCTAACTTTCATGAGAGTGTGAAAGTTGAAATCGCTTGGACAATAATTCCTTTTATCATTCTTGTCGTAATGGCATTCCCAGCGGCTAAAACCTTGATTGCAATGGAAGATCCCGAAAACTCAGAAGTAACTGTTCTTGTTACTGGGTCTCAATGGAAATGGCATTACAAGTACATGGAAAACGACGTTGAATATTATTCTGTGATGGCAACTCAGCAAGAACAGATAAACAACAAGTTTGAAAAAGGCCATAACTACCTCTTAGAAGTTGATCGTCCTTTGGTTATTCCAACAGGCAAAAAGGTGCGTTTCTTGGTTACCTCGGATGATGTGATTCATTCTTGGTGGGTTCCTGACTTTGCCGTTAAAAAAGATGCTAATCCCGGTTTTATCAATGAAGCCTGGGCAAATGTGATTGAACCTGGTGTATACCGTGGTCAATGTGCAGAGCTTTGCGGGAAAGATCATGGATTCATGCCAATAGTTGTGGTAGCCAAAGAACCCGCTGAATATGAAGAATGGATAAACACGCAAGAAGAAATACAGCGCAAAGCGAAAGAAGAAGAGCAAAGATTGTTGGCCATGAATATGAGCATGGAAGAGCTAATGAGCACTGGTGAGCAAGTATATATGCGCGCTTGTGCAGCTTGTCACCAGCCAAATGGTCAAGGTTTGCCAGGGGTCTTCCCCGCATTGGCTGGAAGCCAAATGGTTCTGGCTGATATGCCTGCGCACATTGAAATCGTTGTAAACGGTAAGACGGGTACTGCCATGCAAGCTTTTGCAAAACAATTAACTATGAGTGAGCTGGCAGCAGTTATCACTTATGAACGTAATGCTTGGGGTAACAATACCGGTGACATGGTCCAAGCTAAAGATGTTAACGCCGTAATTACAGGTCAATAG
- a CDS encoding DUF2909 domain-containing protein: MIVKLLVGGLLLFMLYNLFRAMIIMLKNDPNQPPMSKFIGRRVMTSAIIVILLLLAVATGLITPNPRPY; encoded by the coding sequence TTGATAGTAAAATTATTAGTCGGCGGTTTATTACTGTTTATGCTCTACAATCTTTTTCGCGCGATGATAATAATGTTAAAAAACGACCCTAACCAGCCTCCTATGAGTAAATTTATTGGCCGCAGGGTGATGACCTCTGCAATTATAGTGATTTTGTTATTATTGGCTGTGGCAACTGGATTGATAACACCGAATCCGCGCCCCTATTAA
- the ctaD gene encoding cytochrome c oxidase subunit I, which translates to MSTATTELDHDDHHHHAPSGIKRWLFTTNHKDIGTLYLWFAFIMFLTGGAMAMVIRAELFQPGLQIVEPNFFNQMTTVHGLIMVFGAVMPAFTGLANWLVPMMIGAPDMALPRMNNWSFWILPMAFTILLASLFMEGGGPAFGWTFYAPLSTTYSNDTTALFVFSVHIMGISSIMGAINVIVTIFNMRAPGMTWMKMPLFVWTWLITAFLLIAVMPVLAGAVTMVLTDKFFGTSFFNAAGGGDPVMFQHIFWFFGHPEVYIMILPAFGIISAIVPTFSRKKLFGYASMVYATTSIALLSFIVWAHHMFTTGMPVGAELFFMFATMLISVPTGVKVFNWVATMWRGSLSFEVPMLFALAFIVLFTIGGLSGLMLAITPVDFQYHDTYFVVAHFHYVLVTGAIFSIMAAVYYWLPKWTGKMFDITLAKWHFWCSLISVNVLFFPMHFVGLAGMPRRIPDYALQFADFNKWISLGGFAFGLSQLIFLALLIKACRKQGEPVSDQVWEGAEGLEWEIPSPAPYHTFDTPPVIK; encoded by the coding sequence ATGAGCACAGCGACGACAGAACTAGATCACGATGACCATCACCATCATGCTCCCAGCGGCATAAAACGTTGGTTATTTACTACGAACCATAAAGACATAGGTACGCTGTATCTGTGGTTTGCATTCATCATGTTTTTAACTGGTGGTGCCATGGCTATGGTAATTCGTGCTGAATTATTTCAGCCTGGATTACAAATAGTTGAACCGAATTTCTTTAATCAGATGACGACAGTCCATGGACTTATCATGGTATTTGGGGCTGTTATGCCTGCATTTACCGGATTAGCCAACTGGCTGGTTCCGATGATGATTGGTGCGCCGGATATGGCTCTACCAAGAATGAATAACTGGAGCTTCTGGATTTTGCCAATGGCATTTACCATTTTGTTAGCTTCGTTGTTTATGGAAGGTGGCGGTCCAGCATTTGGTTGGACTTTCTATGCGCCCTTGTCTACAACATACAGTAATGACACCACAGCGTTATTCGTTTTCTCGGTCCATATTATGGGGATTTCATCCATCATGGGAGCGATTAACGTCATTGTAACTATCTTCAACATGCGAGCCCCTGGCATGACTTGGATGAAGATGCCGTTGTTCGTGTGGACATGGTTAATTACTGCATTCTTGCTGATCGCCGTTATGCCTGTTTTAGCGGGTGCGGTGACCATGGTACTAACCGATAAGTTCTTCGGCACTAGTTTCTTTAATGCTGCTGGTGGCGGTGATCCGGTTATGTTCCAACACATATTTTGGTTCTTCGGACACCCTGAAGTTTATATTATGATTCTTCCGGCATTCGGTATTATTTCCGCAATTGTGCCGACCTTCTCCCGTAAAAAACTGTTTGGTTACGCGTCTATGGTATATGCAACTACGTCAATTGCGTTGTTGTCTTTTATCGTTTGGGCGCACCACATGTTTACCACGGGGATGCCAGTGGGGGCCGAGCTGTTCTTTATGTTCGCCACTATGCTGATATCGGTGCCCACAGGGGTGAAGGTCTTCAACTGGGTAGCCACTATGTGGCGGGGTTCCTTGTCATTTGAGGTGCCAATGTTGTTTGCCTTAGCCTTTATTGTGTTATTTACCATTGGTGGTCTTTCGGGCTTGATGTTGGCGATAACACCTGTGGATTTCCAATATCACGATACCTATTTTGTCGTCGCTCACTTCCATTATGTATTAGTAACAGGCGCAATATTTTCGATTATGGCAGCGGTCTACTATTGGCTGCCTAAATGGACTGGGAAGATGTTCGATATCACATTGGCTAAATGGCATTTCTGGTGTTCATTGATTTCCGTTAATGTTCTGTTTTTCCCCATGCACTTTGTTGGTTTAGCTGGCATGCCTCGTCGTATTCCGGATTATGCACTGCAGTTTGCTGACTTCAATAAGTGGATAAGCTTAGGTGGTTTTGCATTCGGTTTATCGCAACTGATATTCCTAGCACTTCTTATTAAAGCCTGTCGCAAACAAGGTGAGCCTGTATCTGACCAGGTGTGGGAAGGTGCAGAGGGTTTGGAATGGGAAATCCCGTCTCCAGCTCCTTATCATACATTTGATACGCCTCCTGTTATTAAGTAA
- the lexA gene encoding transcriptional repressor LexA, with translation MRPLTPRQSEILELIKATMLATGMPPTRAEIARQLGFKSANAAEEHLKALARKGVIEILPGTSRGIKLNVPLEDDLEEVGLPLIGRVAAGEPILAEEHVECHYKVDPDLFKPSADFLLRVSGMSMKDIGILDGDLLAVHRTTDVHNGQVVVARVDEDVTVKRLEKRGREVILHAENDEFNPIKVDLASQPFNIEGIAVGVIRNADWM, from the coding sequence ATGCGTCCACTAACTCCACGACAAAGCGAAATTCTCGAATTAATTAAAGCCACTATGTTGGCTACAGGTATGCCACCTACCCGTGCTGAAATTGCGCGACAATTAGGTTTTAAATCAGCTAATGCGGCAGAAGAGCACTTAAAAGCTCTGGCGCGTAAGGGGGTCATTGAAATTCTACCTGGCACATCTAGAGGGATTAAACTTAATGTTCCCCTAGAAGATGATTTGGAAGAAGTTGGCTTACCTTTGATTGGCCGTGTTGCTGCGGGTGAACCTATACTGGCGGAAGAGCATGTTGAATGTCATTACAAAGTCGATCCTGATCTATTTAAACCCAGTGCCGATTTTTTGCTTAGAGTAAGCGGTATGAGTATGAAGGATATCGGCATTTTGGATGGTGACCTGCTGGCAGTTCATCGTACAACCGATGTTCACAATGGTCAGGTAGTTGTGGCAAGAGTCGATGAAGACGTTACTGTTAAACGTCTTGAAAAGCGTGGTAGAGAAGTGATTCTGCATGCTGAAAACGATGAATTTAACCCTATTAAAGTGGATCTAGCGTCGCAACCTTTTAATATTGAAGGTATTGCTGTGGGCGTTATTCGCAACGCTGATTGGATGTAA
- a CDS encoding COX15/CtaA family protein, with protein sequence MRKLVLASVVLAIVVIVLGAYTRLTDAGLGCPDWPGCYGHLSVPATESHISAAQDAFPERTFEAHKAWNEMIHRYAAGTLGLFILLIFLISLVKRSFHSPVKLPFFLLCLVCFQAALGMWTVTLNLMPLVVMGHLLGGFAVLSCLYLLYLRVTPYRIPGGDSDMKRFAKFCALGIVILVAQIALGGWTSANYAALACTELPFCESDWVSRIDFAGAYSIPHADNYEFGVHDWAERMTMHVTHRFGAIVTFIYLCWLAIRLYSSAASQLIKKLSVSMVLILGLQVILGVSNVVFSLPLFVAVLHNAVAACLLLVMVKLCYTLYRKT encoded by the coding sequence ATGAGAAAATTAGTGCTGGCTTCAGTGGTGCTAGCAATTGTGGTTATTGTGTTAGGGGCTTATACCCGTTTAACTGATGCCGGATTGGGATGTCCAGATTGGCCTGGCTGCTACGGACATTTAAGCGTACCTGCTACCGAGTCTCATATTAGCGCTGCACAGGATGCTTTTCCTGAACGAACATTTGAAGCCCATAAAGCGTGGAACGAAATGATTCACCGCTATGCCGCTGGTACCTTGGGTCTATTTATACTGCTTATATTTCTAATTAGTTTGGTAAAACGGTCGTTTCACAGTCCGGTAAAATTACCCTTCTTTTTGCTGTGTTTAGTTTGTTTTCAAGCTGCCTTAGGGATGTGGACTGTCACACTCAACTTGATGCCTTTAGTTGTTATGGGCCATTTGCTCGGTGGTTTTGCGGTGTTGTCCTGCCTGTATTTATTGTATCTGCGCGTTACGCCTTATCGGATACCAGGTGGCGATTCGGACATGAAACGATTTGCTAAATTCTGCGCATTGGGGATTGTGATCTTAGTTGCTCAAATCGCCTTAGGTGGATGGACTTCCGCCAATTATGCTGCCCTCGCATGTACAGAGCTACCCTTTTGCGAAAGTGACTGGGTGAGCCGTATCGATTTTGCCGGAGCGTATAGCATTCCTCATGCAGATAACTATGAGTTCGGAGTACACGACTGGGCAGAAAGAATGACTATGCATGTGACCCATAGGTTCGGTGCGATAGTTACTTTTATTTATTTATGTTGGTTGGCAATCCGTTTATATAGCTCGGCAGCTTCACAGTTGATCAAGAAATTGTCAGTCAGCATGGTATTGATTTTAGGGTTACAAGTAATACTTGGGGTGAGTAACGTGGTATTTAGCCTGCCATTATTTGTCGCTGTTTTGCACAATGCAGTCGCGGCATGTTTGCTGTTAGTTATGGTGAAACTTTGCTACACCCTGTACAGAAAGACTTAG
- a CDS encoding cytochrome c oxidase assembly protein — MTERSNDNQSNNGKLALKLVVVVIGMFGFAFALVPLYEVFCQVTGINGKTSDTAAVYESIEIDRSRTISIEFITRTNTGMPWEFRAQTRKVEVYPGEMNQVDFYVKNTTNKDYVAQAVPSVSPGTAALYMNKTECFCFNNQPLGAGEEAIMPMKFYVDPQLPKDIKFFTLQYTLYDVTASAEGVAMNQG; from the coding sequence ATGACTGAGCGTTCAAACGACAACCAATCTAACAACGGCAAACTGGCTTTAAAGCTGGTTGTTGTTGTGATTGGTATGTTTGGTTTCGCATTTGCATTAGTCCCTCTTTATGAGGTTTTTTGTCAGGTGACGGGAATTAACGGTAAAACCAGTGATACAGCTGCTGTATACGAATCAATCGAGATAGATCGTTCTCGCACGATTAGCATTGAGTTTATTACCCGAACCAATACTGGAATGCCTTGGGAATTCAGGGCTCAAACTCGTAAGGTGGAAGTATATCCAGGTGAAATGAATCAGGTGGATTTTTACGTTAAAAATACCACCAACAAAGACTATGTGGCACAAGCTGTTCCCTCTGTTTCACCGGGCACTGCCGCTCTGTATATGAATAAAACCGAGTGTTTTTGCTTTAATAATCAGCCTCTTGGTGCTGGCGAAGAAGCAATAATGCCGATGAAGTTTTATGTTGATCCGCAGCTTCCAAAAGATATTAAGTTTTTTACCCTTCAGTATACCTTGTATGACGTAACGGCAAGTGCCGAAGGCGTTGCAATGAATCAAGGATAA
- a CDS encoding PEP-CTERM sorting domain-containing protein, whose translation MNKKMIKSVSSLLLTGALAFSSTISNAAEILVVDEGGRLSGGGWTDLFQTTFGDNLTVINSWGVAPTDMSAYDIVWDGGFLSDPGAAIGQNVIDFVNGGGGFYGQTERPCCETHNDWVQNIFSTLTGDVAMQFGGAGDSTSSETGTFLTPDTTILVGPNDIRNTTFDIDAPGQLFVSDPSKVFAAQVAADGFNIGVAYATSDLVNNAGRIVTISDIDWLTGISTEEALALENIRSFLLAGESLPPGCGQDPTLPECQNPGVPVPEPSTLGVLALGLFGLRMASRRT comes from the coding sequence ATGAATAAAAAAATGATAAAAAGTGTAAGTTCTTTGCTTTTAACAGGAGCACTCGCATTTTCTTCTACTATTTCTAACGCAGCAGAGATTCTAGTAGTCGATGAGGGAGGTCGTTTATCCGGCGGTGGTTGGACAGACTTATTCCAAACTACTTTTGGCGATAATCTAACAGTGATTAATAGTTGGGGTGTTGCGCCAACGGATATGTCAGCCTATGATATTGTATGGGATGGCGGATTTTTATCTGATCCAGGGGCAGCCATCGGTCAAAATGTTATCGACTTCGTTAACGGCGGTGGTGGTTTCTACGGTCAAACTGAACGACCTTGCTGTGAAACTCATAATGATTGGGTACAAAATATTTTCTCAACGCTTACTGGTGATGTTGCGATGCAGTTTGGCGGTGCAGGTGATTCTACTTCAAGCGAAACAGGTACTTTCCTAACACCTGATACGACTATTCTGGTTGGACCTAACGATATTCGTAATACGACATTTGATATCGACGCACCTGGACAATTATTTGTATCAGATCCTTCTAAAGTGTTTGCAGCCCAAGTAGCTGCAGACGGTTTTAACATTGGTGTTGCTTATGCCACGTCTGATTTAGTAAACAATGCAGGTCGTATCGTAACGATCAGTGATATTGACTGGCTAACTGGAATTTCTACAGAAGAAGCGCTTGCTTTAGAAAATATTCGTTCGTTTTTATTAGCGGGTGAGTCACTTCCTCCTGGTTGTGGTCAAGACCCAACTTTGCCTGAATGTCAGAACCCAGGTGTACCTGTTCCTGAACCTTCAACATTAGGTGTGTTGGCTTTAGGACTATTCGGTTTGAGAATGGCTTCACGTAGAACATAA
- the cyoE gene encoding heme o synthase, with amino-acid sequence MSKTLQANYSKSSSQLASWRDYYELTKPKVVMLLLLTALVGMCLATETWVNWQVLIAGLGGIGLLSSSAAVINHVVDRKIDGKMARTFNRPVTKGKISPLRATIFAIVLGVAGFVCLELWVNRLTAVLTLASLVGYAVIYTMYLKRATPQNIVIGGLAGAAPPLLGWTAVTGEIHSHALLLVLIVFTWTPPHFWALAIHRVKDYAKAEIPMLPVTHGVEFTKTSVLLYTLLLTIVCLLPYLTGMSGVIYLLGSGLLNVGFMYYAWKLKYACNENTAMKTFGFSIVHLMVLFVVLLVDHYLKFTL; translated from the coding sequence GTGAGTAAAACACTTCAGGCAAATTATTCAAAATCATCTTCACAATTAGCTAGTTGGCGTGATTATTACGAGTTGACTAAGCCCAAAGTGGTGATGTTGTTATTACTCACCGCACTGGTTGGTATGTGTTTAGCAACTGAAACATGGGTGAATTGGCAAGTGCTAATTGCTGGTCTAGGAGGCATAGGCTTGCTGTCGTCATCTGCTGCAGTGATCAATCATGTTGTCGACCGCAAGATAGACGGCAAGATGGCGAGAACCTTTAATCGCCCCGTAACGAAAGGAAAAATTAGTCCGCTGCGTGCAACTATATTTGCAATTGTTCTCGGTGTAGCCGGATTTGTCTGTCTTGAGCTTTGGGTTAACCGATTAACCGCTGTGTTGACCTTAGCTAGTTTGGTGGGATATGCGGTTATTTATACTATGTATCTTAAACGTGCTACCCCTCAAAATATTGTGATTGGAGGATTGGCTGGAGCTGCTCCACCATTATTAGGGTGGACGGCTGTAACCGGCGAAATTCATTCTCACGCGCTGCTACTGGTGCTTATTGTTTTCACTTGGACGCCACCGCACTTTTGGGCGTTAGCTATACATAGAGTGAAAGATTATGCGAAGGCTGAAATTCCAATGTTACCGGTTACCCATGGTGTTGAGTTCACTAAAACCTCGGTTTTACTGTATACCCTTTTATTAACCATTGTTTGTTTACTTCCGTATCTAACGGGTATGTCTGGGGTCATCTACTTATTAGGTTCAGGCCTGTTGAATGTTGGTTTCATGTACTATGCGTGGAAATTGAAATATGCCTGTAATGAAAACACTGCGATGAAAACCTTTGGTTTTTCAATTGTTCACTTAATGGTACTCTTTGTAGTATTACTGGTTGACCATTATTTAAAATTCACACTATGA